From Erythrobacter sp. YJ-T3-07:
CGGTCGCTCAGCCGAGGGACCACCTGCAAGCGCTAACACTGCAAAGGTCGCCAGCAGGATCGCCAGCACGCCGACCAGCGGAACATTCTCCCGAAACCAGGCCGATCGCAGCAATTCCATTGCGCCTATTTAGAGTGCGCCCGCGGCAATACCATCGCCGATGGTGCGAACCTGCGCGATCCATCGACGAACTTCATCGACAGTCGCGCCGATCTGCCTAGCTGTGCGCGGGGTGGTCCCGATGCTTCTGCAACGTGCCTGCCACCTGGCCGAGCGCCGCACCGACCTTTTCGGGAAACTCGCCCGGAGCGAAATCGACCGTGGTGTTGTGCGCGGTGGCGACGCGGCGGGCATCGGCCCAGTCCTGCGCCATTCCGATGGCCCATTCGCGGAAGGCGTCTGCGGCGTAGGGGGTGGGCTCCAGCGCCTTGGCCAGCGTCGGATGGAACGCCAGCTTGCCGGTAAACGGCAGCAGCGAGAGCGGGAAGGGTGCCTTGATGCACGACAGCGTGTCGTCGACGAAGATCGTCCCGCTGGGGCGGTGGTAGGCGAGGACGGACGAGAAATGCACGTTCTCGTCCTCGCACACCATCTGCACGCCTTCGGGGACGGAGAAGGTCAGCGCTTCGCCGAACAGCCCGTCGAGCGCGCCTGCCTCGCAGAAGTCGCTTTCCCATTTCAGCTCGGGAAACTTCTCGTGATGGCGGCGCGTGCCGTAGAGCTTGGCGTGCGGATAGGTCTTCGCCATCCACTCGATATGCAGCGTGTGGAAGGGGTGAACGTTGATGATTGCGGCGACCTTCTTGCCGCCATCGGTCAGCGCGTCGACCTTGGCCTTCAGATCGTCGTCCAGCGTATAGCTGTCGAGAAAGACGAACCGCCCGTCGGGCAGCTCGACCAGCGCGCAATGCGTGCCGAGGTCGACCACGCCGCCCAGCTTGAACGATCCGCGGATGTGATGGAAACCGTCGCCGAAATCGGTGAGGGTGCCGGGCTTTACTTTTGTTATCTCTGCCATGGTGGCCAAGCGATCAAATGACCGCTCGGTTCCGCAATGCAGCAATTAGCCCGCAGCTATGCCGCCTTGAGCAGCTCCAGCTCCAGCCGGTCCCAAATCTCGGCCAGGGCATCGACCAGCTCTCGCATCATTTCCTCGGTGTGCGCGGGACCGGGGGTGAAGCGCAGGCGCTCCGTTCCGCGCGGCACCGTGGGGAAATTGATCGGCTGGACGTAAACGCCGTATTCGGCGAGCAGGATGTCGCTGATCCGCTTCGCTTTTACCGGGTCGCCGACCATCAGCGGCACGATGTGCGTGGTGGAATCCATCACCGGCAGGCCCGCCTCGCGCATGATCTGCTTGAGCATCGCGGCCGCCGCCTGCTGCCCGTCGCGTTCCACGCTGCTGGACTTGAGGTGCTTGACCGCGGCTAGCACGCCCGCGACCAGCACGGGGCTGAGCGAGGTGGTGAAGATGAAGCCGGGCGCATAGCTGCGGATGCAATCGACGATCCGCTTGTCCGCCGCGATATAGCCGCCCATCACGCCGAACGCCTTGCCCAGCGTCCCTTCGAGAATGTCGATCCGGTGCGCGGCCTCGTCGCGTTCGGAAATCCCGCCGCCGCGCGCGCCATACATGCCGACCGCGTGGACTTCGTCGCAATAGGTCAGCGCGTTGTACTTTTCCGCCAGG
This genomic window contains:
- the hemA gene encoding 5-aminolevulinate synthase, coding for MTNYSHIFDRAIDRLHEEGRYRVFIDILRNKGAYPNARCFHGHNGPKPITVWCSNDYLAMGQHPKVTEAMEQALHDVGAGSGGTRNIGGNTHYHIELEAELADLHGKESALIFTSGYVSNDATLSTLAKLLPGCVIFSDALNHASMIAGIRNSGCAKRVFRHNDLEHLEELLAAEDPDVPKLIAFESVYSMDGDVAPLHEICDLAEKYNALTYCDEVHAVGMYGARGGGISERDEAAHRIDILEGTLGKAFGVMGGYIAADKRIVDCIRSYAPGFIFTTSLSPVLVAGVLAAVKHLKSSSVERDGQQAAAAMLKQIMREAGLPVMDSTTHIVPLMVGDPVKAKRISDILLAEYGVYVQPINFPTVPRGTERLRFTPGPAHTEEMMRELVDALAEIWDRLELELLKAA